In Oncorhynchus gorbuscha isolate QuinsamMale2020 ecotype Even-year linkage group LG02, OgorEven_v1.0, whole genome shotgun sequence, a single genomic region encodes these proteins:
- the edc4 gene encoding enhancer of mRNA-decapping protein 4 isoform X3 — translation MDESTGPNSENMNTQECQIICLSGDDGSTCIPITSNNVEIVASRDSSIDSKARGSNKVKIQPVAKYDWEHRHYYGNLIAVSNSYLAYAIRGANNQAMIRVLSLGSAERTLLKGFTGAVTDLAFAHLDSTLLGCVDEAGNLVIWQLTCHSSKIQDQVVVHIRRPEDTPLNSNRRLIWCPFILEDNEENPEDASQTLALLHEDRAEVWDLEILRSNNSTWPVDATDLKDGVITIKGHTERISEGALSPDGTVLATASHDGYVKFWQIYIEGQDQPSPLPGFFHRCLHEWQPHNGNPLSCLLFCDNHKKQDPDVPFWRFLITGADQNQELKMWCTVSWTCLQTIRFSPDPFNSSVLPSLKASLDLSAECLILSDVQRKVLYVMELLQDQEKGHASFTAVSEFLLTHPVLSFGVQDVSRSRLRHTEVLPPDEESESMTAEGIQGPMESRAGIQIKLYCVHTKSLQDVQIWFQPNLGSGSPSFLPHSNDGFGFSDHLTDISMEGLSSDKESGCGSQNDLRKIPALPAPADFMSPTGSAAMPKLMTPDAFMTPSASVPASPGSSASSLKIVTAMTSNSDSGARGGEELTQNSKMSVESSSSSSLTLSASTSSPRASSLLISGLGDNMPVLPSPNPPLSLDPQAIEPMLIQHASPTLARSPDVISSASTAMSQDMPEIASDTLQRSLGVVSGAESRDTLPALHTDSMASAASALHHLSPRNRNNSDHGHLTLELGAGAVEAEQRLSNTPSLLENALTQENAAAAAAASCSDNNTSHPWPAAPDITRETRNSLRDNGLGDCSREEMKDRHMSSPYHRRTYHLTQNDSQDASAEQSDHDDEVASLASSSGNCGARSSQRLPVKEWKSSPRGSPKLKRKSKKDDGDASHASQSRQPEHHNHQHQMNPEVQEELLMLLRNQQRELADLRQSQLELLQRVTGHMDAVQSSVIAHVEHVMVSQQEHEQRRMERILAEGQSRNQQIQEHLSQQLAQTLNNTLCNRLDKTLREEMKKTVPPTIIKSLEPVTAQMNNTIAAKLTAVEAALKENVSKVVKSKNTTDAIGRAAAEAMQGPIQAAYKDAFQSIVLPVFERGCQSMFQQINDSFKQGTHEYIQQLETHVKSRKQHEQEGQDPMIGQLQQMIDTFQNSTDQLATTVTASVRSEVQHQLNMTVGNLQESILTQVQRIVKGEVSMAMKEQQAAVTSSIMQAMRSAAGTPVPTPLLDYQAQQANILQLLQQGQLNQAFQQALSASDLNLVLYVCETIDSQQVFGQHPCPLIQPVLLSLIQQLSTNLATRSELKISYLEDAVMNLDHGDPVTRDHMSTVLSQVRQKLFQFLQQDPHSPLSKRARRLVMMLQGLVNH, via the exons GAGCAAACAACCAGGCCATGATCCGTGTGTTGAGCCTGGGCTCCGCCGAGCGCACCCTGCTGAAGGGCTTCACTGGTGCAGTCACAGACCTGGCCTTCGCCCATCTGGACTCCACCCTGCTGGGATGTGTTGATGAAGCTGGCAACCTGGTCATCTGGCAGCTCACCTGCCACAGCAGCAAGATCCA GGATCAAGTGGTTGTCCACATCCGGAGGCCTGAAGACACACCTCTAAACTCCAATAGGAGGTTGATCTGGTGTCCTTTCATCCTAGAGGACAATGAAGAGAACCCTGAGGATGCTAGCCAGACCCTGGCCCTGCTGCATGAAGACAGA GCTGAGGTGTGGGATCTGGAGATCCTCCGCAGCAACAATAGCACCTGGCCAGTAGATGCCACTGACCTGAAGGACGGCGTTATAACCATAAAAGGACATACCGAG CGTATAAGTGAAGGTGCCCTGTCTCCAGATGGCACAGTCTTGGCCACAGCCAGTCATGATggttatgtaaaattctggcaaatctACATTGAAGGACAGGACCAGCCAAG TCCTCTCCCCGGCTTCTTTCACAGATGTCTGCATGAGTGGCAGCCCCACAATGGGAACCCCCTctcctgcctgctgttctgtgaCAACCACAAGAAACAGGACCCAGA TGTTCCATTCTGGCGCTTTCTGATTACTGGAGCTGATCAGAACCAGGAGCTGAAGATGTGGTGCACAGTGTCATGGACTTGCCTGCAGACCATCAG GTTCTCTCCAGACCCGTTCAACTCCTCAGTCCTGCCCAGTCTAAAGGCCAGCCTGGACCTCTCTGCAGAATGCCTCATCCTCAGCGACGTACAGAGAAAG GTGTTGTATGTGATGGAGTTGTTGCAGGACCAGGAGAAGGGCCATGCCAGCTTCACAGCCGTGTCTGAGTTCCTGCTCACACACCCTGTACTCAGCTTTGGTGTTCAGGACGTCAGCCGCAGCCGCCTGCGCCACACAGAGGTCCTCCCCCCAGATGAGGAGAGCGAGAGTATGACTGCAG AGGGCATCCAGGGCCCAATGGAATCCAGAGCTGGAATCCAAATAAAGCTGTACTGTGTCCACACAAA GTCTCTTCAAGATGTGCAGATCTGGTTCCAGCCAAACCTTGGGTCTGGCTCGCCCTCATTTCTGCCTCACTCAAATGATGGCTTTG GTTTTTCGGATCACTTGACAGACATAAGCATGGAAGGTTTGAGCTCTGACAAGGAGTCCGGATGTGGCTCCCAAAATGATCTCCGGAAGATTCCCGCCCTTCCTGCTCCTGCTGACTTCATGTCCCCCACTGGCTCCGCCGCTATGCCCAAGCTCATGACCCCTGACGCCTTCATGACCCCCAGTGCTTCA GTCCCAGCCTCCCCAGGCAGCAGTGCCAGCAGCCTGAAAATTGTGACAGCCATGACCAGCAACTCTGACAGTGGCGCCAG gggaggagaggagctgaccCAGAACTCCAAGATGTCTGTggagagcagcagcagtagcagtctGACCCTCAGTGCGAGCACCAGCAGCCCCAGAGCCAGCTCCCTTCTCATCTCAGGCCTAGGGGACAACATGCCG GTGCTTCCCTCTCCAAACCCGCCCCTCTCGCTGGACCCACAGGCCATTGAGCCTATGCTGATTCAGCATGCCTCTCCCACCCTGGCTCGCTCTCCAGACGTCATCTCATCTGCCTCCACGGCCATGTCCCAGGACATGCCTGAGATCGCCTCTGATACGCTGCAGCGAAGCCTGGGGGTTGTGTCTGGAGCTGAATCCCGAGACActctcccagccctccacacagacagcatggctTCAGCAGCCTCAGCCCTtcaccacctctctccacggAACCGGAACAACTCTGACCACGGCCACCTGACCCTGGAGCTGGGTGCTGGAGCAGTGGAGGCGGAGCAGAGGCTCAGTAACACTCCTTCACTACTGGAGAATGCCCTGACACAGGAGAATGCTGCTGCAGCCGCCGCTGCCTCCTGCTCTGACAACAACACAAGCCACCCCTGGCCTGCAGCTCCCGACATCACACGGGAAACGCGCAACAGCCTGCGGGACAACGGCCTAGGAGACTG CTCAAGGGAGGAAATGAAGGACAGACACATGTCCTCTCCATACCACAGACGCACCTACCACTTAACCCAGAATGACAGTCAGGACGCCAGTGCAGAACAAAG TGACCATGATGACGAGGTGGCCAGTCTAGCGTCGTCCTCCGGGAACTGTGGAGCCAGGTCGTCTCAAAGACTGCCAGTGAAGGAGTGGAAGAGCTCTCCCAGAGGCTCCCCTAAACTCAAGAGGAAGAGTAAAAAAGATGACGG GGATGCATCTCATGCCTCTCAGTCCAGGCAGCCTGAGCATCATAACCATCAACATCAG ATGAACCCTGAGGTGCAGGAAGAGCTGCTGATGCTGCTGCGTAACCAGCAGAGGGAGCTAGCGGATCTCCGTCAGAGTCAGCTAGAGCTGCTGCAGAGAGTGACTGGCCACATGGACGCCGTGCAGAGCTCTGTCATAGCCCATGTGGAGCACGTCATGGTCAGCCAGCAGGAGCATGAAC agaggagaatggagagaatcCTAGCAGAGGGACAGAGCCGTAACCAGCAAATCCAGGAACATCTCTCCCAGCAGCTGGCTCAAACTCTCAACAACACCCTGTGTAACCGTCTGGACAAGACTCTCCGAGAGGAGATGAAGAAAACTGTTCCTCCCA CTATTATCAAGAGTCTGGAGCCTGTTACTGCCCAGATGAATAACACCATCGCTGCTAAGCTGACGGCTGTGGAGGCAGCACTGAAGGAGAACGTTAGCAAAGTCGTCAAGTCAAAG AACACCACAGATGCAATCGGCCGGGCAGCTGCTGAGGCAATGCAGGGGCCTATCCAGGCTGCCTACAAGGATGCGTTCCAGAGCATTGTGCTGCCTGTGTTTGAAAGGGGCTGCCAGTCTATGTTCCAGCAGATCAATGACAGCTTCAAGCAGGGAACCCATGAGT ATATCCAGCAACTGGAGACCCATGTGAAGAGCAGGAAGCAGCATGAGCAGGAGGGCCAGGACCCTATGATTGGCCAGCTACAGCAGATGATTGACACGTTCCAGAATTCTACGGATCAGCTGGCCACCACTGTCACAGCAAGTGTCCGCTCGGAGGTCCAGCACCAGCTCAACATGACGGTGGGAAA CCTGCAGGAATCGATCCTGACCCAGGTGCAGCGCATAGTGAAGGGTGAGGTGAGCATGGCCATGAAGGAGCAGCAGGCAGCTGTGACCTCCAGCATCATGCAGGCCATGCGCTCTGCTGCAGGCACGCCCGTCCCTACCCCACTCCTCGACTACCAGGCCCAGCAGGCCAACATATTGCAGCTGCTGCAGCAGGGACAACTCAACCAGGCCTTCCAACAG GCCCTGTCAGCCTCTGACCTGAACCTGGTTCTGTATGTGTGCGAGACCATTGACTCCCAGCAGGTGTTTGGCCAGCATCCCTGCCCCCTGATCCAGCCGGTGCTGCTGTCCCTCATACAGCAGCTGTCCACTAACCTGGCCACACGCTCTGAGCTCAAGATCAG TTACTTGGAGGATGCTGTGATGAACCTGGACCATGGTGATCCGGTGACGAGAGACCACATGAGTACTGTGCTGTCCCAGGTCCGACAGAAACTGTTCCAGTTCCTGCAGCAGGACCCACACAGTCCTCTTAGCAAGAGAGCCCGGCGCCTGGTGATGATGCTTCAGGGCCTTGTCAATCACTAG